GCCGGACAACTTGCCCAGGCACGCCTGAATGCTACCCGGTCCAAGGAGCAGCTGACCAGGCTCATGGGGCTGTGGGGCACCGAGGTCGACTATTATGTGCCCGATGCCCTTCCTGCGCTGCCGCGTTCGGTCGGCCGTGTGACTGACATCGAAGCGAAGGCATTGCGAAATCGGGTTGATCTGCGCGTTGCCAAACTTGGCTTGGAAGCGCAGGCCAAGGCTTTTGGTCTGACTGATCAGACGCGCATCGTCAGCGATCTGGAGATCGTCGCGGGAGCTGAATTCGAGCGCGAAGTCGATGGCACTGGCGACATCGAAACAAAGGCATTGCCTCAGGTGGAAGTGGAGTTCGCAATCCCGATCTACGACACCGGCAAGGCCCGGATGCGCAAGGCGGAATTGTCGTACCTGCAAGCAGCCAACGTGCTTGCGGAGAAAGCCGTCAACGTCCGGTCCGAAGCGCGTGGTGCTGAAGCCTCTTATCATGCGTCATATAAGATCGCCCGCCACTACCGCGACGTTCTGGTGCCGCTACGCACGACCGTCGAAGAAGAGGGTCTGCTGTCCTATAACGGCATGATCACCAACACTTTCGAGCTGCTGACAGACGTGCGCGAGAAACTTGGCGCATCACTGGAAGCGGCAAACGCAAAACGCGAATTCTACATGGCTCAGGCTGACCTGACCGCTGCGATCTATGGCGGCGGAGATGGCGGCGGTGCTGGTGGAGAAGGCGCAACACTTGCCGCCGGTGGCGGCGCAGGACACTGAAAGGAACTGACATGCTAAATAGACGTCAATTACTCGGAGCCGGCGCGGCAGGTGCAACGATGGTCTCTTCGAAAGCCTGGGGTCAAACCCTGAACATGGGCCTGCCCGAAGCTGCCCAAATGGATAGCGCAGCAACGGCGATCACGGCGCGTCCCAATTCCGGGCCGGACTACACACCTGTGGTCACATTGAACGGGTGGACCCTGCCGCACCGGATGAACAACGGGGTGAAAGAATTTCACCTCGTGGCCGAACCGGTAGAACGCGAGCTTGCCGACGGCATGATCGCGCATTTGTGGGGCTACAACGGCCAATCCACCGGCCCGACGATCGAAGCAGTCGAAGGCGACCGGGTGCGCATCTACGTCACCAATAAGCTGCCGGAAGGCACAACGGTGCACTGGCACGGGCTCATTCTTCCTTCAGGCATGGATGGGGTCTCCGGGTTGAGCCATCCAAGCATCCCGCCGGGCAAAACCTTCGTCTACGAATTCGACTTGGTGAAGTCTGGAACGTTCATGTACCACCCCCACGGCGATGAAATGACCCAGATGGCGATGGGGATGATGGGCATGTTCGTGGTCCACCCCAAGGATCCCACATTCATGCCGGTGGATCGTGATTTCCTGATCATGCTGAATGCTTTCGACATCGATCCGGGTACCTATGTACCCCGCATCATGACGATGACGGATTTCAACCTTTGGACCTGGAACAGCCGGATCTTCCCCGACATCGATCCGCTGGTCGTGAACAAGGGCGACCGGGTGCGAGTACGGGTTGGGAACCTTACGATGACGAACCACCCGATCCATATGCACGGCTATGACTTCAAGGTCACCTGCACGGATGGCGGCTGGGTGCCGCCTGAAGCACAGTGGCCGGAGGTCAGCATCGACATTCCCGTAGGTGCGATGCGCGCCTACGAATTCGTCGCCGATCATCTGGGAGATTGGGCGATCCATTGCCACAAATCGCACCATACGATGAACGCCATGGGCCATGACGTGCCGACGTTCATCGGGGTGAACAAGAAGCCGCTGACCCAGAAGATCCGTCAATTCCAGCCGGAATACATGCCGATGGGCATGTCCGGCATGGGGGACATGGCAAAAATGGAAATGCCGCTACCCGACAATACCATCCCGATGATGACGGGTTGGGGGCCCTACGGCCCCATCGAGATGGGCGGCATGTTTTCGGTCGTAAAGGTGCGGGACGGCATCGACGCGGACGATTACTCCGATCCCGGCTGGTACGAAAATCCTCCGGGCGAGATGGCCTACGAATGGACTGGCGAATTGCCCGAGTTCGCCTCGAACAACAGTCCCAAGACCATTCTCACACCAAAACCAAACTCGAAGGGCTGAACGGCCCTTCGTCGACTCCAACCAAACCAAACCTACAGGAAAACCAAATGAAAAAACTTCTTCTGAGCACCTCTCTCGTCCTTTTCGCTTCAACGGGGGCTTTCGCTGACGTTGGTCATGCCAAAATGGCCATCGGTATGCCCGGCCATACGGCAAAAGTCGACCGGACGATTGATGTAACCCTGCTTGAAAACGACGAAGGCGAAATGCTGATCGAGAGTGAGGAGATGACCATCAAGCAGGGTGAAACCATACGCTTCAACATCACGAACAAGGGTGAGCTGGAACACGAGTTTGTTCTCGACACGCTGGAAAATAACGCCGAGCACAAGATCGAAATGGCCAAGATGGACATGGAACACGACGACCCGAACCGTATCCGTCTTGATCCGGGTGCCACGGGCGAGGTCGTCTGGACGTTCGCGAATGCTGGTACGTTCGAAGCCGCGTGCCTGATCCCGGGTCACTACGAATCCGGCATGCACCGTGCGGTCTCGGTGGGGGACCAGATGGCTCAGGCTGACGTGGAATACACGAGCGGGACCATAAAGAAGATCGACGCCAAGGCCGGCAAGGTCACAATCATCCACGGCCCTCTGGTCAACCTCGATATGCCCGCGATGACGATGGTATTCCGCGCGGACGAAGCGATAATGGCCAAGATGGCAGAAGGTCAGGACATCGAGTTTGTTGCCGACCGGGTCAAGGGCAAGCTTACTGTCACGCAGATGAAGTGAAGACTGACCTTGGGGCCGAGGCGTACATGCCCGGCCCCAACGCTTTGAGGCAATTAAATCAAGCGCTACGGAGGTAGCCGAGCATTATGAATTTCCTGATAACCTGCACATGCGCCCTTGCGCTCGTCTTTCCGGCTTTCTCAGTGAACGCTTCCAGTGGCAAAGGTCAGCAACCTCATGCAGCAATACACGTTTTGCTGAAATAGAAGTATCGTCCAGCTTCACGTTCAATACGCGGATCGTCTAAAGCCTCAATCGCCGTAGTCTGAGCGCGTTCGCGATGACCGAGACCGACGAGAGGCTCATTGCGGCGGCGGCGAACATGGGCGACATCAACAGCCCGAATACCGGGTAGAGCACGCCCGCAGCTAAGGGCACACCGAGCGTGTTGTAGGCAAAGGCCCAGAACAGGTTCTGGCGTATGTTACCGATCGTCGCCACGGCCAGCGTCCGTGCCTTGACGATACCGTTCAGATCGCCGCTCAAGAGAGTGATGCCCGCGCTTTCAACCGCCACGTCCGCACCCGTGCCCATGGCCAGGCCGACGTCCGCTGCGGCCAGAGCCGGTGCATCGTTGACACCATCGCCGGCCATGGCGACCTTTTTGCCATTCGCGTGCAGCTCGTCCACCAGCGCCTTCTTGTCTTCCGGCAGAACTCCAGCCCGGACCTCGTCGATGCCGAGGAGCTGCGCCACGGCCCTTGCAGTGCGTTCGTTATCCCCCGTAGCCATGATTATCCGCAGGCCCGCCTCGTGCAGTTCCTTGATGACCTCGGCCGTCGTTTCCTTGATCGGGTCGGCGACGGCGACGATGCCGGACAGTTTTCCTTCTATGGCCACGAACATGGCCGTCTTGCCTTCGCTGCGCAGAACGTCTGCCGCCTCCTCTGCTGCGGAGGTGTCGAGGGACATGTCGCGCATCATCGCGGTGTTACCAAGCGCGACGGCGTGGCCCGAGACGGTTCCGCTCACACCCTTGCCGGTCACGGCTTCGAAGTTCTCGGCATTGCCGACTTTGATACCTCTCTCTTTCGCGCCTTCGACGATGGCCTCTGCCAGCGGGTGCTCAGAGCCTTTTTCCAAGGCAGCCGCGAGGCTCAGAATGGTTTCTTCGGTCTCGTCGCCCAGAGCGTTCACATCGGTCAGCTTCGGCTTGCCTTCGGTCAGGGTGCCGGTCTTATCGACGATCAGCGTATCGACCTTGGCCATGCGTTCCAGCGCTTCGGCATCCTTGATCAGGACACCCGCCTGTGCACCGCGCCCTGCAGCCGTCGTGATCGAGATCGGCGTCGCAAGGCCCAATGCACAGGGGCAGGCGATGATCAGCACTGACACCGCCGAGGCGATGGCAAAGACGAGCGCAGGTTCGGGCCCGAAGCCGAGCCAAGCGGCGAAGGAAAGGATGGCGACCACGACAACGGTCGGCACGAAATAGGAAGAAACCTTGTCCGCAAGCCCCTGGATCGGTGCGCGGGATCGCCGCGCGTTCGCGACCATCTCGACGATCTGGCTCAGCATCGTGTCGGCACCTACACGAGCGGCTTCTATGACAAGGGAGCCGTTCTTATTGATTGTGCCGCCGGTGACCGTATCGCCCGGACCTTTTTCGACCGGCAACGGCTCGCCAGTGATCATGCTCTCGTCGATGGATGACGTGCCGTCGACGACCTTGGCATCGACGGGGACCGCGTCGCCGGGGCGCACCCGCAACCGGTCGCCCTCCACAATGTTTTCCAGCGGCGCGTCATATTCCGTGCCGTCGGGCAGGATGCGCCGCGCCGTTTTCGGGGCCAGATCGAGCAGTGCCCGGATGGCATCGCCGGTCCGTTCCCGCGCCCGCAATTCCAAAACCTGTCCGACGAAAATCAGAGTGATGATAACGACGGCGGCTTCAAAATAGGTGCCGACTCCCGCGCCCATCCGGTAAGCCTCCGGAAACACGCCCGGAAGGAATGTGGCGACCAGCGAATAGATGTAGGCCGCGCCGACACCAAGCGCGATCAGCGTCCACATGTTGGGCGAGCGGTTCACGATCGACGCCCATCCCCGCACGAAAAACGGCTTCGCTGCCCACAACACGATAGGCGTCGCCAGCAGGAACTCGATGTATGTCGCCAGCCGATGTCCGATCAAGTCCCGGACCGGCAAACCGACCAGCTCTCCCATAGTCAGGATAACCAGAGGAACGGCTGCGGCGGCACTGATCCACATCCGGCGGGTAAAGTCGGTCAGTTCTTCGCTGGGTTCATCCGACGGCACCATCGGTTCAAGCGCCATGCCGCAGATCGGACAGGCGCCGGGCTCGTCACGAACTATCTCGGGGTGCATTGGGCAGGTGTACTGAGTTCCGGCTTTCGGGGTCATGCTGTGATCCGATGCCGTACCTGAGGCATAGTAGATCGGATCGGCCTCGAACCTGGTCTGGCACTTATCGGAGCAGAAGTAGAAGGTTTCACCGTCATAATCCGCCTGACGGGCCTGCGGAGACATAGTGACGGACATGCCGCAAACTGGATCCTTGGCCTGATCGGATGACCGCTCTCGCGGGTGCGGTTCTGTTACCTGTATCATGCTCTAGCCCTCCAAAATGATGCCAATTCCTAAGATGGGGCTTCCAGCAACTGGAAGGTCAAGCTTGGATTGCTGATTAGCGAAGGAAAGCTGATTGATACTGCCAATATATTACATAATAAACAATACGCGTGTATGCACTGTACGCGCAAAGTTAAAATGTCCCACATCTGCAAAGTAGAAATGTCACACTTCCCTGTTGATCAAGCAGGATTGGAGTGTGTCCGTGGGAATGTTGATCATGAGCGAGCGCGAGCTGAACCGCATAGAAGTACTGAGCCAGGTGACCCAAGGCCGGATGACGGCTGTGACGGCCGCCAACCTGCTCGGATTGAGCCGCAGGCAGGTCCACAGGTTGCTGAGGGCGTTTCAGTCCGAGGGTCCGGCAGCGATCCGGCACAAGGCGCGCGGCCGGGCCTCGAACAACCGGACCGATCCGGCGGTTCGGGATTTTGCGGTGACACTGGTGCGAGAGACCTACATCGACTTTGGCCCGACCTTTGCGTCGAAGAAGCTTGCGGAAGATCACGGGCTGAAAGTGTCACGCGAGACGCTGCGCAAATGGATGCAGGACGCTGGACTGTGGCTCTCACGCAAGCAACGCCGGACGTTCCACCAGCCACGTCTGCGCCGGGAATGCTACGGCGAGCTGATCCAGATCGACGGGTCGGATCATCATTGGTTCGAGGATCGCGGCCCGGCCTGCACCCTGCTGGTCTTCATCGACGATGCCACCAGCACACTCATGCATCTGCAGTTCGTGAAGTCTGAGAGCACGTTCAGCTACTTCGGCGCGCTGGAGCGATACCTGGAAGCGCATGGCCGCCCCGTCGCTTTCTACTCCGACAAGCACACGGTGTTCCGTGTGGCCCAGCAAGGTGCGCAGTCCGGGCACGGTATGACCCAGTTTGGCCGGGCGTTGAACGAGCTGAGCATCGAGATCCTCTGCGCGAACAGCAGCCAAGCCAAGGGCCGTGTCGAACGCGCGAACCGGACGCTGCAGGACCGGTTGGTCAAGGAACTACGACTGGCGGGCATTTCCGATATGGAGGATGCCAACGCGTTCCTTCCGGATTTTATGGAACGCTACAACGCCAGGTTCGCCAAGGCCCCGCGCCGCCCGGACGATCTGCATCGCGCGCTGAATGTGGAGCCGGATCGCTTGGCGGAGATTCTGTGCTTCCGCGACGAGCGGTATGTTGGCAACCAGTTGGCCTTTTCCTACGCGCGGCTGCTGATCATCCTGCAAGAGAATGAGATCACGCGCGGGCTGCCCGGAAAGTATGTCGACAGCTTCGAGTTCCCGGACGGTCGGCTGGAGTTCCGCTGGAAAGGTGTCTCGCTCCCCTACTCCGTCTTCGACAAGGACCAGCGCGTCACGCATGCGGCGATCACCGAGAACAAGAACCTGAGCGCCGTGCTGGAATACATCAAGGCCGAACAGGACAAGGCCCCACCCAAGAAACGCCGGGCGGGAAAGCAGCGTACCCGCTACGAGCCAACCGGCCGGAAGCCCACGGGACGGCCCTCGTTGATGGAACCCTACTACGAAAGAAAACGCGCCGAGCGGGAGGCCCGCAAAGCCGGCCAGGGCTGCGATATCTGAGGTCTCCGCCCTGTCAGGCTTTGCTCCCCTCTGTGCCCAGGTGGGACATTTCTACTTTGCAGACCGGGTGACATTTCTACTTGGTTGCAACATGCACTAATTGTTGCGATAGTATATTATCGTAGATATGCTGAGCCTAGTCACAGAGGGTCCTCAGCATGCGTCATCCATTTAAGAAGCTCCTCCCGTCGGTCGCAGTCGCTTTGACTGTGACAAGTTCTTTGCTGCCGTTACCCGCCCGCGCGCAGACATACCCGATCGATTGCGCAATCCTCTTGTGCCTGTCTGGCGGCTGGCCTGCTTCCGTCCCTTGCGCCCGAGCCCGCGCCGAATTCATCCGGCGAATTACGCCTTGGCCGGTGGAACCGCCGCTACAAATCTGGCGCTGTCCCATGGGCGCGTCCTATGAGACCTCTCCAGCATCAAACAATACAGACCGCATCTTTGAAGCATTCTTCCAAACCAATAGCGCAAGACCGCGCCAATCATTCGCTGCGCATGACTTAGCCGGCCTTAATGAGCCAATAGAGGCCGCTTGGCGCACTCCAGACGCCCCAGATTACCTTGTTCCCACCGACCGGACCCTCCGGCTCATTCAAGATCGCGCGGACATCGATATCAGCGGACCTGAGTTCAACTTCGTGCGATCCATCCGGGTCTTTGATGTCCGGTATGCACGACAGCACGAATCCGGACGTGACGGCGACTGCAACCGTAGCGCCACCGTGGTCCTCGGCACATATGGAACGCAGGGTGACTTCGCTTGGCAGAGGTCCTCCATAACCGCCCTACCAGCCGCCCATGCCGGTCTCGAACGATGGGGCCAGAATTGCCCCAGTATCTATCATCGATCCGTCTTCGTCGACTGGCGTGACTACGAGGGCAACTACGGTTTTGAACAGGTGAACTACTGATCTCACGCAAAATGGCTCGGACTTTAAGACTGGTTTCGCGGACATGTGCAGTGCCACCTCGCGCGCCTCGTCGTCGAAGTGCAGTTTGGCATTTCGGCAAACGCCGCAGGGTTGCCCTTCTCACCCGCCCTCGTCTCTTCCGATCCGCATGAGCGCATCGAAGTCGATTTCTTGCTTCTGTTCTTCACTTATATCCGGCCGGATTTTCGATACCTGCTGGGGCCCATGGACGTCCCACATCACCGCATGCGCGCCCGTACCCCAGCGATAAACCCAACCAACAACGCTGCACTCATCGGTCCCGAACAGATTGGCGATCGCGACGCCCTCACCTTTATCATCGTTCACTGATTACTAACTTCCTGCACATTGGCGCTGCAGTTACGGCATCGTGTCATTGAGTGCGCGCTCGGATCGCATGCCGTACTTAGTGGATGTTGGATGACTACTCTTCCTGGAGGAGCTCAATTCACATGGGGACGTCCAATTCGGTACGTTTGAAAATTTCTTTGCTTTCAAATTCTGTGGTCGGGCTCCGTGGCGGCGTCGACGATCGCCAGAACCTTGAAGGGGTCAAAGCCGATGGCGCGGGCGAGAACGACCAGTTCGACGACGTCGACCCGGCGCTGGCCGCTTTCAATTCGCGCCACGAGGGATTGATGGCACTTGAGCTTGATCGCCAAGTCCTCCTGACCGAGGCCCGCCTTGATGCGGGCGTCGACCAATGCTTGGCAGAGTGCCATCTGTCCCGTGCTTCTGATTGTTTTTGCCACGCGTCACATACCTTTTGTGACGTCGCTAGCGGATGAAATCTGTTATCTAAAAAGTAGATATTTGAGGGTGTTATCGGCGTCTGGTTTCCATGGGCTGCAAGTCTGATGCTCCCGAGGCTGCCCATCAATCCCCTACCAATTGCAGAAATCGGCCATAGTCCTCGCTGACTTCGCGCGCTTCCTCGAAAGCGCGGGCGCGTTCGCTGTCGAGGCAACGGAAGTAGCTCTGGATATCCTGGATGTAGTCTTCGAAATCGCCACGGATGATGTCCGCATAGTCCCGCGCCGCCTGCGAATCGCTTGGCAGGAAAGGACGGGCCGGGGCGAAGCAGGATTCCGCCAAAACCGGCCCGGGAACGCAGATTAGAAGGACTATAGCTTGCAATTGGAGTAGGCATGTCAACCTTGGGTTTCTCAAACCTGTTATCTCCTTGATCGCAGACACTGGCCGTGACTAGTGTTTGCGCAACCAAACTACAGCTAAAGCACGATATTACATCTTGCGGTTGATAGTATACTATCGTAACTCTGGGCTTCAAGTGGGAATGCCTAGGGTCGCGCCATTGGAGAAAGCGTGAGCCGGGCCATGAACTGGGACATCGAAGCACCAAATGTGGTTACGGAAGCCAGGTTCCGCGAGCTCGTGGAAAGCGGCTATAGCGCAGAAATCCTGTGCCAGGAGTCAGCACACAAGAAGGGCCCCAGCTATTACGGGGTCTGGATCATGCGCGTCGTGTCGGACGAGGGTGTCGAAAAGCTTCTCGTCACTGCCCGCACCCGAACGACCTACAACGACATCAAGATCCGCGAGTTCAAGACCGTCTCCGGCGTGGTGTCTTTCTTTCTGGGTCTCGGCTTTGCGCATGTCGACCTACCCCTCGTCGCAGGCACAAGCCGGAGCCACAAGCTCTCCCCAGCCGACAAAACTGCCTCGACCAAGACCCCGTCAGACAAGAGCGCTGACAGCTAACCTCCTCTGGCTGCTGGCCACACCGGCCACGGCGCAGATGGTGCTGGTGATGGAGAGCGACGGCTCTCTTACCCCGTCCCGCTCACAAGACAGCTTCGCGCGCCATTACCAGGATGGGATTGCCATGGGTCCGGGAACCCGGGCCTTGGCGATCCTTGGGACAGGGGATGCTTCGGGAGGTCCTGACACTGATCAGTCTGCAGGGTTCAAACGCTCCCCCGCCCGGCCAAGCCCCGAGGTGCTGGCGGCGATCGAAGCGACGGGGCTGCGCTATGCCAGCCATCCCGGTCTGCGCCGCGCCGCGCTTTCCGTCACTGACTGGCTCAGTCTCTACCGGGCAAACATCGAGGTTGAAAGTGCCTACCGGCAGGAGGCTGTCTCGACCGCAGGGGCGATTGGTCTCGGACAGCTCATGCCCGGGACCGCAGAGGAGCTTGGCGTCGACCCGAGTGACCCCCAACAGAACCTCGACGGCTCTGCCCGCTACCTCGCGATGATGCTGGAGCGCTTCGGCGATCAGCATCTGGCGCTGGCGGCCTACAACGCGGGGCCGGACGCTGTGCGCCAATACGGTGGCATCCCCCCCTACCCGGAAACCCAGAACCACGTGGCCCGCGTCATGGCTGTCGTGGCCCGATTGGAAGGATCGAATTCATGAAACAGATTTCAAACCTCTTTGTCGCCTCGCTGGCGCTATTCCTGCTGATTGCCGAACCCGCCCTCGCCCAGAGCATTGATCTCTCCCCGATCCAAAGCTTGTTGCAGGGCATTGTCGATGCGCTGACCGGCCCACTTGGCGTTGTCATCGCGACGCTTGCCGTTCTCGGGGTCTTTCTCAGCTGGTTCTTCAACATCATCGATCTGCGCCAAGCCCTCTGGGTCCTCGTGGGCATCGCTGGTGTTGCCGCCGCCCCCACCATCGTTGCCGCGGTCTTTGCCGGTGGCTGAGCGCGCGCCTCTCTTTCTCGGCCTCGTGCGCCCGCCGAAGCTTCTGGGCCTGCCCATCATGTACGCGATGGTCTGGCTCTTCGGTTCGGTGCTCTTGTTCGTCTGGGTCCAGCACATCGCGGTATTGGGTGTCGCCGCCCTTCTTTATCCGGTGCTGTGGAAGGCCGCAGATTGGGACCCGCGTTTCATCGACGTGATGATGACGGCCCTGCAGGAGACACCGCCCACGCGTAATAGGTCCATTCATGGCGGGGACAGCTATGCCCCGTGATGACGCCCGTGATGCTGCGCTCGATGCCCGCACGATGACGCCGGACTGGTATGCGCGCGAGACCCGCCTTGCGCATATGCTGCCCTATGTCAGCCTCGTCGATGACCAGACCGTGCGGACCCGGGTCAACGAGCTCTTCCGCTGCATCCGGCTCGAGGGGATCAACAGCTACACGACGGACGATGCCTATCTCGACAAGGTGACGGCGCTCTTTGCCCGCATCGTCGCGCAGCTCGGGCCGGAATTCAGCTATTACGTCCACAAGGTCTCCAAGGCCATCACACCGGATCTCGACCCGATCCGTGAGGACAGCTTCGCGGGAGAGGTCGACCGCCGCTGGCGCGCGAAACTCGAGACCAGCGGGCTGCGCGACAAGACCCTGACGCTCACCGTCATTCACCGCCCGCCCCCGAAAAGCCTCCTGCCGTTCCTCAGCCGCAGCGCGCCGGACCGCCTGAGAGAAGAGACCCGCAAACGCCTGCAGCGACTGGGCGAGGCCGTGAACGTCTTCCTCTCGGGGCTTACCGAGCTCAAGCCACGCCTGCTGTCAGCCGGATCGGGAGAGTTGGTGGGATTTTTGGGCGCGCTCAACACGGGCACCGAGCTGCCGCTCTACCCTGCAAACACCTACGGCTTTTTGTCCGTCAACGTCGCCAATACCCGCGTGACGTTTCACGGAGACCATTTCGAGCTTTCCGAGGGCGTCGTGGGCCACCGCTACGGCAAGAGCTTCACCATCGGAGAATACTCGGAAGGCACCTCCTGCACCATGTTCGACATGCTGAACCTGCCGGTCGACATGATCGTGACGCACTCCTTCACGCCGATCAATTCGAACCTCATGGCGGGCCGCATCAAGCGGCAAAAGCGCCAGATGCAGGCCAGCCAGGATGCGGCCCTCTCCCTCCTGGAAGCCCTCGACATCGCCGCCGATGATCTCGAGGCCAAGCGCCAAAGCTTCGGCGAGCATCACATGGTCGTGACGCTCTTCTGCGAAACGCTCGAAGAGCTGCAGACCCTCAGCGCGGAGATCGTGAACGCCGCCGCAACCGAAGGCGTGAAGATGATCGGCGAGCGGGTCGCCGCAAAGGCCCATTACCTCAGCCAGCATCCCGGCAACCAGCCCAAGCGCGTCCGCGCCAGCGCCGTCACCAACCGCAACTTCGCGGATTTTGCGGCCTTCCACCGGACACAGCTCGGCAAACCTGCAGCACTTACCCCCTGGGGCCGGGTCGTGACATATTTGCCCACGCCGGAGCAGAGCGCCTACCGGTTTTCCTATCACGAGCAGGGATCGCCCGACAAAGAACCGACCAGCGGCCATACCCTGATCATGGGGCGGCCCGGGTCCGGCAAATCGGTGCTGTCAGCCTTTCTGATGACCCAGGCCCGTCGCGCAGGGGCGCGGATCTTCGTCTTCGATTACCGTCTTGGCATGGAGATGGCGGTGCGCGCCAATGGCGGGCGCTACGCCTCCCTGAACGCCGGCCAGCCCACGGGTCTCAACCCGCTCTGGACAGAGACCGATGCGCGCGGCACCGCCTGGCTCTCGGATTGGCTCACAACCCTGCTCTACCGCGCCG
The genomic region above belongs to Paroceanicella profunda and contains:
- a CDS encoding type IV secretion system DNA-binding domain-containing protein; its protein translation is MPRDDARDAALDARTMTPDWYARETRLAHMLPYVSLVDDQTVRTRVNELFRCIRLEGINSYTTDDAYLDKVTALFARIVAQLGPEFSYYVHKVSKAITPDLDPIREDSFAGEVDRRWRAKLETSGLRDKTLTLTVIHRPPPKSLLPFLSRSAPDRLREETRKRLQRLGEAVNVFLSGLTELKPRLLSAGSGELVGFLGALNTGTELPLYPANTYGFLSVNVANTRVTFHGDHFELSEGVVGHRYGKSFTIGEYSEGTSCTMFDMLNLPVDMIVTHSFTPINSNLMAGRIKRQKRQMQASQDAALSLLEALDIAADDLEAKRQSFGEHHMVVTLFCETLEELQTLSAEIVNAAATEGVKMIGERVAAKAHYLSQHPGNQPKRVRASAVTNRNFADFAAFHRTQLGKPAALTPWGRVVTYLPTPEQSAYRFSYHEQGSPDKEPTSGHTLIMGRPGSGKSVLSAFLMTQARRAGARIFVFDYRLGMEMAVRANGGRYASLNAGQPTGLNPLWTETDARGTAWLSDWLTTLLYRADKPLTPAQTNRIQEVVRQNAQATNPALRNWRDFASLFVSTDDGGDLHQRLLEWTEDGRYGWIFGQSLEDTFSLKGDVVGFDLTGILDSEADKERMAVLSYLFRRVEREIEDRRPTIIVIDEAWKALDNAYFAERLSNWLVTARKQNTVAVMMTQYASQLERTRTGKTIVEAVPTQILLPNIRAQPADYAMLNLTEKELDVLLNTGSNSRLALIRDDQGSIVVDADLSALGPNLTILGGMEKGEALVGSDYRDRPDFWRLS